From Rhinoraja longicauda isolate Sanriku21f chromosome 24, sRhiLon1.1, whole genome shotgun sequence, one genomic window encodes:
- the LOC144605269 gene encoding adenosine receptor A1-like, with product MEVVYIALEVLIAVTSVLGNVLVCWAVKINRALRDTTFCFIVSLALADIAVGIMAIPLAITINVGLHTHVYSCLLMSCVLIVLTQNSILSLLAIAVDRYLRVKIPTRYRIIVTKKRAWITVGICWAASVLNGITPLFGWNKTNESGGNFTHEFKKCGFQEVIRMDYMVYFNFFGWLLLPLVITFSLYAELFWIIRKQRKTMVPNATDSTRYLGKQYKLALSLALVLCLFAACWLPLNLINTISYFCPKYSIVGTPLSIGILLSHANSAVNPLIYAWRIKKFRVSFLQIWNQNFQCKNNINCTNNSDGQTGKEIMTSSSV from the exons ATGGAAGTGGTGTACATAGCTCTGGAGGTGCTGATCGCGGTCACCTCCGTGCTGGGCAACGTGCTGGTGTGTTGGGCAGTCAAGATCAACCGGGCTCTCAGGGACACCACCTTCTGCTTCATCGTGTCCCTGGCACTGGCTGACATCGCCGTGGGCATCATGGCCATCCCCCTGGCCATCACCATCAACGTCGGCCTCCACACCCACGTCTACAGCTGCCTTTTGATGTCCTGCGTCCTGATAGTTCTGACTCAGAACTCCATCTTGTCGCTTCTCGCAATAGCTGTGGATCGCTACCTTCGTGTCAAGATCCCAACCAG GTATCGGATTATCGTTACGAAGAAGAGAGCCTGGATCACTGTTGGTATTTGCTGGGCAGCATCTGTTTTGAATGGGATAACTCCATTATTTGGCTGGAATAAAACCAACGAAAGTGGGGGGAATTTCACCCACGAATTCAAGAAGTGTGGGTTTCAAGAGGTGATCAGAATGGACTATATGGTGTATTTTAACTTCTTCGGTTGGTTACTCTTACCCCTGGTAATCACGTTTAGCCTGTACGCTGAATTATTTTGGATAATTAGGAAACAACGAAAAACAATGGTTCCCAATGCCACTGACTCAACAAGATATCTTGGGAAGCAATATAAACTTGCCCTATCCCTGGCTTTAGTTTTATGCCTATTTGCTGCTTGCTGGCTTCCTCTGAACCTGATCAACACCATTTCGTACTTTTGTCCTAAGTACAGCATTGTAGGAACCCCTCTCTCTATCGGGATATTGCTCTCCCATGCAAATTCAGCTGTGAATCCTCTGATATATGCTTGGAGGATTAAAAAGTTCAGGGTATCATTTCTTCAGATCTGGAATCAAAATTTCCAATGCAAAAATAATATCAATTGTACAAATAATTCTGACGGTCAAACAGGAAAGGAGATCATGACAAGTAGCAGTGTTTGA